In a single window of the Flavobacterium sp. W4I14 genome:
- a CDS encoding glycerol-3-phosphate acyltransferase PlsX (product_source=KO:K03621; cath_funfam=3.40.718.10; cog=COG0416; ko=KO:K03621; pfam=PF02504; superfamily=53659; tigrfam=TIGR00182): protein MKIGLDIMGGDYAPKAIVLGAIAAHQSLNAGEHLVLIGDTEQIKPILAEEGFNPDHFEYVHTDEVIGMGEHPTKAIVQKPNSSIAVGFNLLKEGKIDSFASAGNSGAMLVGAVFSVKTIPGIIRPCLCTILPKIKGGTGLLLDVGANADCKPDILLQFGVLGSLYAENLLQINDPKVALINIGEEDEKGNMLSMATFPLMKETNLFNFVGNVEGRDLFNDKADVIVCDGFTGNIMLKLAESFYVLTIKKGLKDEFFDRFNYEQYGGSPVLGVNAPVVIGHGISSPLAVKNMVLQSREMITTGLVEKIRMAFK, encoded by the coding sequence ATGAAAATAGGCCTCGACATAATGGGCGGAGACTATGCTCCCAAAGCAATTGTTTTGGGAGCAATAGCTGCTCATCAATCGCTTAACGCTGGAGAGCATTTAGTTCTTATTGGCGATACCGAACAGATTAAACCCATTCTTGCAGAAGAAGGTTTTAATCCAGATCATTTTGAATACGTTCATACTGATGAAGTAATTGGTATGGGCGAACATCCCACCAAAGCAATCGTTCAGAAACCAAATTCGAGCATAGCAGTTGGTTTTAACCTTTTAAAAGAAGGTAAAATCGATTCTTTCGCAAGTGCTGGTAACTCTGGTGCTATGCTGGTTGGCGCAGTTTTTAGCGTCAAGACCATTCCGGGCATTATCCGCCCTTGTTTATGTACAATTCTTCCAAAAATTAAAGGCGGCACGGGCTTACTGTTAGATGTAGGTGCTAATGCCGATTGCAAACCCGATATTTTATTACAATTTGGTGTTTTAGGCAGTTTATATGCAGAAAATCTTTTGCAGATAAATGACCCGAAAGTTGCCCTGATAAATATTGGAGAAGAAGATGAGAAAGGAAATATGCTAAGCATGGCTACTTTCCCGTTAATGAAAGAAACCAACCTCTTCAACTTTGTTGGCAATGTGGAAGGAAGGGATTTATTTAACGATAAAGCCGATGTAATTGTGTGCGATGGTTTTACCGGAAATATAATGCTAAAATTAGCAGAATCGTTTTACGTGCTTACCATCAAAAAGGGGCTTAAAGATGAGTTCTTCGATCGTTTTAATTATGAACAATACGGTGGAAGTCCGGTTCTAGGCGTTAACGCTCCCGTTGTTATCGGACATGGAATTTCTAGTCCGCTAGCTGTTAAAAATATGGTCCTACAATCCAGAGAAATGATTACTACAGGATTGGTAGAAAAGATTAGAATGGCATTTAAATAA
- a CDS encoding large subunit ribosomal protein L32 (product_source=KO:K02911; cog=COG0333; ko=KO:K02911; pfam=PF01783; superfamily=57829; tigrfam=TIGR01031) — MAHPKRKISKQRKNKRRTHYKAVTPSLATCSATGAIHVPHRAYNVDGNLYYNGKLVIENTQIG; from the coding sequence ATGGCACATCCAAAACGGAAAATCTCGAAACAGAGAAAAAATAAAAGAAGAACACACTATAAAGCGGTTACTCCTTCTTTAGCAACATGCTCGGCAACAGGTGCTATTCACGTACCTCACCGTGCTTACAACGTTGATGGTAACTTATACTACAACGGCAAACTGGTTATCGAAAATACTCAGATAGGGTAA
- a CDS encoding uncharacterized metal-binding protein YceD (DUF177 family) (product_source=COG1399; cog=COG1399; pfam=PF02620), translating into MNPLKQFSLPFTGLKLGTHQFDYELDDAFFNAFEYSLIKSGNLKVNLELEKQETMLLLKFKVIGTVNLDCDKCLSEFSLPVNLYERQIVKFAEAEMESDDEEIISLSRKDTEIDISGPLYEMINVAVPYIKNCEQAGKDCDQEMIDRLNQLSIEKQAEENEQTSDPRWEALNKLKK; encoded by the coding sequence TTGAACCCACTAAAACAATTTTCATTACCGTTTACCGGATTAAAATTGGGAACTCATCAGTTTGATTATGAGCTTGATGACGCCTTTTTTAATGCATTTGAGTATTCGTTAATTAAAAGTGGAAATTTAAAAGTAAACCTGGAACTTGAGAAACAAGAGACCATGTTGCTTCTAAAATTCAAAGTTATTGGTACGGTTAATTTAGATTGCGATAAATGTTTATCTGAGTTTTCATTACCGGTAAATCTATACGAAAGACAGATCGTAAAATTTGCGGAGGCCGAGATGGAAAGCGATGATGAAGAAATTATCTCGCTAAGCCGTAAAGATACCGAGATTGATATATCGGGCCCTTTATACGAAATGATTAACGTAGCCGTACCTTATATCAAAAACTGCGAGCAGGCAGGTAAAGATTGCGATCAGGAGATGATTGATCGCTTAAATCAATTATCGATCGAAAAGCAGGCTGAAGAAAATGAACAAACAAGCGACCCACGTTGGGAAGCCCTTAATAAGTTAAAAAAATAA